One region of Rubripirellula tenax genomic DNA includes:
- a CDS encoding DUF1592 domain-containing protein gives MPKENRSNKTLVMIVRRLGYSVFVAGSFLAGNRLTAAEQPSQVKEFIESNCLDCHDASEKAGGLDLDQLSWSFETEANRSRWTRIHDRVQAGEMPPESTLTSRQRSGLTQPIGTAIVNVLDIKKHEQGRTILRRLNRREFENSLHDLLRIDLPIEHLLPEDGRSQGFDTVAEGLRISAVQIEKYLEVIELALDSAVRLTARPEGFSKRLRMQDEEAVRKNLDTAEDHVDPVSGERHRRLFRETDDALVYISHGYSPDDLKQFAPPSDGEYRVRVSAYAVDSRGDPIALKVFSSDWKNHQLLQYFELGPEPRTLEFTASLSHRDHLRFSGYGIGIDDDGKNVWNMDSVKDWKVPGMAVQWIEIEGPLLEDWPPESVTDVFGADHVRELEQRGRWTDQGHIAYEVTPQDPASAVRQAITRFATRAFRRPLKVGEADAFIDLANAELERGRTYEQAMRVALRAILVSPRFLMLDESPGKLDGFAVASRLSYCFWSSPPDEELLGLAQAGKLSDKVVVGQQVERLLGSERGQRFVTSFVGQWLELNQIDATIPDTRLYPEYDDLLRRSMVAETELFFNELLSNNLPIASLIDCDFAMLDRRLAEHYELTEPFAKSGDDLFGEQFRRVALPGDSVRGGVMTQAAVLKVTANGTVTSPVVRGSWILRRIVGKPPSPPPPVNAIEPDTRGATTIREQLAKHRDSDTCNRCHREIDPPGFALESFDVIGGFRTRYRSIGEGDSETKRLHGRNIWEYKLGQPVDCSGQTSDGRAFADINEFRKLMLADQRQIVRSLAEKMTTYATGAGISFADRDEIEQIVEKVSASDGGLRTLVHEIATSDLFLTK, from the coding sequence ATGCCCAAAGAAAATCGCTCGAACAAAACTCTCGTCATGATCGTGCGTCGCCTTGGATATTCGGTTTTTGTCGCCGGATCGTTTTTGGCGGGCAATCGTTTGACGGCGGCCGAGCAACCGTCGCAAGTGAAGGAATTCATCGAAAGCAACTGCTTGGACTGCCACGATGCGAGTGAGAAGGCGGGTGGATTGGATCTGGATCAGTTGAGTTGGTCATTCGAAACCGAAGCGAATCGAAGTCGCTGGACCAGGATCCACGATCGCGTTCAGGCAGGTGAGATGCCGCCCGAGTCGACGCTCACATCACGGCAGCGATCGGGTCTTACGCAACCGATCGGAACGGCAATCGTGAACGTGCTCGACATAAAGAAGCACGAGCAGGGACGAACGATTCTGCGGCGACTGAACCGACGCGAGTTTGAAAACAGTCTGCACGACTTGCTGCGAATCGATTTGCCGATTGAGCATTTGCTTCCCGAAGACGGGCGCAGTCAAGGTTTTGATACGGTGGCAGAAGGGCTGCGCATTTCGGCGGTTCAGATCGAAAAGTATCTTGAAGTGATCGAGCTTGCGTTGGATTCGGCTGTGCGTTTGACGGCACGACCCGAAGGGTTCAGCAAGCGATTGCGGATGCAGGACGAAGAAGCCGTTCGCAAAAATTTGGATACCGCCGAGGATCATGTCGATCCGGTATCGGGTGAGCGGCATCGTCGCTTGTTTCGGGAAACTGACGATGCGTTGGTGTATATCAGTCACGGCTATTCTCCCGACGACTTGAAGCAGTTCGCGCCGCCATCCGACGGCGAGTATCGCGTGCGAGTGTCCGCCTATGCGGTCGACAGTCGGGGCGATCCGATCGCGTTGAAAGTGTTCTCAAGCGATTGGAAGAATCACCAGTTGCTTCAGTATTTCGAGCTTGGGCCGGAGCCCCGAACGTTGGAGTTTACCGCATCGCTTTCGCATCGCGATCACTTGCGATTCAGCGGCTATGGAATCGGCATCGATGATGACGGCAAGAACGTTTGGAATATGGACAGCGTAAAAGACTGGAAGGTGCCCGGCATGGCCGTCCAGTGGATCGAGATCGAGGGGCCTTTGCTGGAGGATTGGCCACCGGAAAGTGTGACGGACGTGTTCGGCGCCGATCACGTTCGCGAACTAGAGCAACGCGGTCGCTGGACCGACCAAGGACACATCGCGTACGAAGTGACGCCCCAGGATCCAGCGTCGGCGGTTCGCCAAGCGATCACGCGATTTGCGACGCGTGCTTTTCGGCGTCCGTTGAAAGTCGGTGAAGCGGACGCATTCATTGATTTGGCAAATGCGGAACTGGAACGAGGGCGAACGTATGAGCAGGCAATGCGAGTTGCCCTGCGTGCGATTCTGGTTTCGCCGCGGTTTTTGATGCTGGATGAATCACCGGGGAAGCTGGACGGTTTTGCCGTCGCTTCGAGGTTGTCGTATTGTTTCTGGAGCAGCCCGCCCGATGAAGAATTGCTGGGCCTTGCGCAGGCGGGAAAGTTGTCCGACAAGGTCGTCGTTGGCCAGCAGGTTGAGCGGCTGTTGGGATCGGAACGCGGCCAGCGGTTTGTTACTAGCTTCGTCGGGCAATGGCTGGAACTCAATCAAATCGATGCCACGATTCCCGATACGCGTCTGTACCCCGAGTACGACGATCTGCTGCGACGATCGATGGTGGCCGAAACTGAATTGTTCTTCAACGAATTGCTTTCCAACAACCTGCCGATCGCCAGTCTGATCGACTGTGATTTTGCAATGCTCGATCGACGACTTGCCGAGCACTACGAACTGACCGAACCGTTCGCGAAGTCAGGTGATGATCTGTTCGGCGAGCAGTTTCGACGCGTCGCGTTGCCCGGCGATAGCGTGCGTGGCGGTGTGATGACTCAAGCGGCCGTCTTGAAAGTGACCGCGAACGGCACCGTCACCTCGCCTGTTGTCCGCGGTTCATGGATACTGCGACGGATCGTTGGTAAGCCGCCTTCGCCGCCGCCGCCGGTCAATGCGATCGAACCCGACACGCGCGGCGCAACGACTATTCGCGAGCAATTGGCCAAGCATCGCGATTCGGATACTTGCAATCGATGTCACCGCGAGATCGATCCGCCGGGATTCGCACTCGAGAGTTTCGATGTGATCGGTGGCTTTCGCACGCGTTATCGTTCCATTGGTGAGGGCGATTCTGAAACGAAGAGGCTGCATGGACGGAACATTTGGGAATACAAGTTGGGGCAACCCGTTGATTGCAGTGGTCAAACATCCGATGGTCGGGCCTTCGCCGATATCAACGAGTTCAGGAAGTTAATGTTGGCGGATCAACGTCAGATTGTTCGCAGCCTGGCCGAAAAGATGACAACGTATGCTACCGGTGCTGGGATCAGCTTTGCGGATCGAGATGAAATCGAACAGATTGTCGAGAAGGTTTCAGCCAGCGACGGCGGCTTGCGTACACTGGTACATGAAATCGCAACTAGCGATCTGTTCTTAACGAAGTAA
- a CDS encoding DUF1569 domain-containing protein, giving the protein MANTPERRDLQFNSLDEAVADATNLAGGATRTTGKHSFGQILEHLALTHDMATGKITPPRPPLIMRLVMPVMKHIILNGPVKPGFKLPQDAESFFWPAGDVDVQQALTHLRESVENYKSNGPLAKHPIFGTLSREKVDFLNCSHCAMHLSFVHPT; this is encoded by the coding sequence ATGGCAAACACACCCGAACGACGCGACTTGCAATTCAACTCATTGGACGAGGCCGTCGCCGATGCGACGAACCTTGCCGGCGGCGCGACACGCACCACGGGAAAGCACAGCTTCGGGCAGATTCTTGAGCACCTGGCGCTGACCCACGACATGGCCACCGGCAAGATCACGCCTCCCCGTCCGCCGCTCATCATGCGGTTGGTGATGCCCGTGATGAAGCACATCATTTTAAACGGGCCAGTCAAACCGGGATTCAAATTACCCCAAGACGCCGAATCTTTCTTCTGGCCCGCTGGTGACGTCGACGTTCAACAGGCATTGACGCATCTACGCGAGTCCGTCGAAAACTACAAATCGAACGGTCCGCTGGCAAAGCACCCGATCTTTGGAACGCTCTCGCGAGAAAAGGTCGACTTCTTGAATTGCAGCCATTGCGCGATGCACCTCAGCTTTGTACACCCTACCTAG
- a CDS encoding DUF1552 domain-containing protein: protein MIHRHTANRRTFLRASGVGLALPLLDAFLPRRAWAAPVAIPQRMVCICTSLGLHAPFLFPDQAGSDYELTPYLKLLEEHRKDFTLFSGLSHPDQSGADGHSSGMTWLTAARHPGLAGFRNSISIDQWIADRIGLETRFPSLQLSTDGSSQSYTRSGIMIPGEQSPSKMFAKLFLDGSAEERETQVQRLREGRSIMDTVREEAKQFGRRVGKDDREKLAEYFHSVREMEQRLNAAEAWIHKPKPHVDAQSPQDVTDRNDLIGQMELLFELIPLALQTDSTRLITVMIQGRNDVPPVPGVSIDHHNLSHHGQDEDKIRQLRLVEEAQFRSLEKLLADMKRKTEDGQRLLDNTSLVFGSNLGNANAHDTTNLPILLAGGRFRHGQHLKLDRTNNAPFSNLFVQVAQQMNQPIESFGSSTATSIDGLAIRA, encoded by the coding sequence ATGATCCATCGTCACACCGCGAATCGACGAACATTCCTGAGAGCGTCGGGTGTGGGGCTGGCGTTGCCGCTGCTCGATGCATTTCTGCCCAGGCGTGCATGGGCAGCACCGGTTGCGATTCCGCAGCGGATGGTTTGTATCTGTACTTCGTTGGGATTGCACGCTCCGTTCTTGTTTCCGGATCAAGCGGGCAGCGACTACGAACTAACGCCGTATTTGAAATTGCTTGAAGAACACCGAAAGGACTTCACCCTGTTTAGCGGTCTGTCGCACCCCGACCAATCCGGGGCGGACGGGCATTCATCGGGCATGACTTGGTTGACTGCGGCGCGTCACCCGGGGCTGGCCGGTTTTCGCAATTCGATTTCGATTGATCAATGGATCGCCGATCGCATCGGACTGGAAACGCGTTTTCCGTCATTGCAATTGAGCACCGACGGATCGAGCCAGTCGTACACGCGCAGCGGGATCATGATTCCTGGCGAACAGTCGCCGTCGAAGATGTTTGCCAAGTTGTTCCTGGATGGTTCGGCCGAAGAACGCGAGACGCAAGTTCAGCGGCTTCGCGAGGGGCGCAGCATCATGGATACGGTGCGCGAGGAAGCGAAACAGTTCGGCCGGCGCGTTGGCAAAGACGATCGCGAAAAACTCGCCGAGTACTTTCATTCCGTCCGTGAAATGGAACAGCGGTTAAACGCTGCCGAAGCATGGATTCACAAACCCAAGCCACATGTCGACGCCCAGTCGCCACAAGACGTCACGGATCGCAACGACTTGATTGGGCAAATGGAGTTGCTGTTTGAACTGATTCCCTTGGCGTTGCAAACCGACTCGACACGATTGATCACGGTCATGATCCAAGGGCGCAACGACGTTCCGCCGGTTCCGGGTGTGTCGATCGATCACCACAATCTATCGCATCACGGACAAGACGAAGACAAGATTCGCCAACTGCGTTTGGTCGAGGAAGCTCAGTTTCGATCGCTTGAGAAACTGCTCGCCGATATGAAACGCAAAACTGAGGATGGTCAACGGTTGCTCGATAACACATCTTTGGTCTTCGGCAGCAACCTGGGCAACGCCAATGCTCACGACACGACGAACCTTCCGATTCTGCTTGCCGGCGGACGGTTTCGTCACGGCCAGCATCTGAAGCTTGACCGCACCAACAACGCTCCGTTTAGCAATCTCTTCGTGCAAGTCGCCCAGCAAATGAATCAACCGATCGAAAGCTTCGGCAGCAGTACCGCTACCAGCATCGACGGGCTGGCGATTCGAGCGTAG
- the fae gene encoding formaldehyde-activating enzyme has translation MSERIILRTGEALVAGGPPFTAAEPEVVIGELDGPVGIALATLTGDQSKGHSKVFAILNTDIQVRPVTLCVSKVTVNNSRYTNILMGTVQAAIANGVLDAVRAGDLPKDRVNELGIICSVWLNPGVIDDDKLDHKALFDIHRKAMAQAIHKAMNHQPSIDWLLENQDKITHKYYQMGLDGKI, from the coding sequence ATGTCTGAACGCATTATTCTTCGAACGGGTGAAGCTCTCGTAGCTGGCGGCCCTCCTTTTACGGCTGCGGAACCGGAAGTCGTGATTGGCGAATTGGACGGCCCCGTGGGTATCGCGCTGGCAACGCTCACCGGCGATCAATCGAAGGGCCACTCGAAGGTCTTCGCGATCTTGAACACGGACATCCAAGTCCGACCCGTCACGCTTTGCGTTAGCAAAGTCACTGTCAACAACAGTCGCTACACCAATATCCTGATGGGCACCGTCCAAGCTGCGATCGCCAATGGCGTGTTGGATGCAGTCCGCGCGGGTGACTTACCCAAAGATCGAGTGAACGAACTGGGAATCATCTGTAGTGTTTGGTTGAACCCAGGCGTGATCGACGACGACAAGTTGGACCACAAAGCGTTGTTCGACATCCACCGCAAAGCGATGGCACAAGCGATTCACAAAGCAATGAACCATCAACCGTCGATCGATTGGCTACTAGAAAACCAAGACAAGATCACCCACAAGTACTACCAAATGGGCCTGGACGGAAAAATTTAA
- a CDS encoding integron integrase: MSMFEKPSQAEQELKWAKIWFKQFSHFHKRGGKANWDFSPDDVILFLRSKRDQRMPAWKRMKILKGLLVYRRFEQELPIDPFSFIVEKMKEIVANERAKQDGYDTIEDVVGVIDPTEPDAIQQFRRALRKDGMRLQTERSYVGKVKAFMADRGLRCLADFASVRASDVEAHLTDLAVDGNVAASTQNTAFHGLLKFFTLVLKRDMGPIEAIRASKGKQVPTVMSTREVASVFEGLEGVHLTIAQLLYGCGMRISEAIRLRVKDIDFDNHLIEIHGAKGGKSRLVPLPDELVEPLQRFVESRRALHEHDIANGTASVWLPYALHRKYPSAHREFRWQYLFASHRLSRDPRTGERHRHHIHYETFPRHLKVAVDSAGIDKHVTSHTFRHCFATHLLWSGTDIRTVQELLGHSDVKTTMIYTHVMNRPGVRIVSPLDRLSEATGRQPAGKSYQEGRIAYAAG, encoded by the coding sequence ATGTCGATGTTTGAGAAGCCATCGCAGGCTGAGCAGGAACTGAAATGGGCCAAGATTTGGTTCAAGCAGTTCAGTCACTTCCATAAACGCGGCGGCAAGGCGAATTGGGATTTTTCGCCGGACGATGTGATCCTGTTTCTGCGATCCAAACGTGACCAGCGGATGCCCGCTTGGAAGCGAATGAAGATCCTGAAGGGACTGCTCGTCTACCGTCGGTTCGAACAAGAACTGCCGATTGATCCGTTCTCTTTCATCGTCGAGAAGATGAAGGAAATCGTGGCAAATGAGCGGGCAAAGCAAGACGGATACGACACGATCGAGGATGTGGTTGGCGTGATTGATCCGACGGAGCCGGACGCGATCCAGCAGTTCAGGCGGGCCCTTCGCAAAGACGGCATGCGGTTACAGACGGAGCGTTCGTATGTCGGCAAGGTGAAAGCCTTCATGGCGGATCGTGGCCTACGTTGTCTGGCCGATTTTGCGTCGGTGCGAGCATCGGACGTCGAGGCTCATCTGACGGATCTTGCAGTCGACGGCAATGTTGCCGCGTCGACTCAGAACACGGCGTTCCACGGCTTACTGAAGTTCTTTACGTTGGTGCTGAAGCGTGACATGGGGCCCATCGAAGCGATACGTGCGAGCAAGGGGAAGCAGGTGCCGACGGTGATGAGCACTCGCGAGGTGGCGTCCGTTTTCGAGGGACTCGAGGGAGTTCATCTGACGATCGCCCAGTTGTTGTATGGATGTGGAATGCGGATCAGTGAGGCAATCCGTTTGCGGGTGAAGGATATCGACTTCGACAATCACTTGATCGAAATCCATGGTGCGAAAGGAGGCAAGAGTCGCCTAGTGCCGCTGCCGGATGAGTTGGTGGAACCGTTGCAGCGATTCGTCGAGTCCCGCCGGGCTCTTCACGAACATGACATTGCCAACGGTACGGCGTCGGTATGGTTGCCGTATGCGTTGCATCGCAAGTATCCGTCGGCTCATCGCGAGTTCCGCTGGCAGTACTTGTTTGCTTCGCATCGATTGTCGCGGGACCCTCGCACCGGCGAACGCCATCGGCACCACATTCATTACGAAACATTTCCGCGACATTTGAAAGTGGCGGTTGATTCGGCGGGAATCGATAAGCACGTGACAAGCCACACGTTCAGGCACTGTTTTGCGACACACTTGCTTTGGTCGGGGACCGACATCCGAACGGTGCAGGAGCTGCTCGGGCACAGCGACGTCAAGACGACGATGATTTACACCCACGTGATGAACCGGCCGGGCGTGCGGATCGTTAGCCCGCTGGATCGACTGTCGGAGGCAACCGGCCGGCAGCCCGCGGGGAAAAGTTACCA